The following proteins come from a genomic window of Geothrix edaphica:
- a CDS encoding methylated-DNA--[protein]-cysteine S-methyltransferase: MAGRSLTFATALGRLRLGWTAEGICLLRFTDALDREEAAQAPAWVLEAVRRLMAHLAGSPQNLTRIPVDLSGLTPFQRRVAEALRATAPGQTISYGEVALLAGRPGAARAVGQAVKANPVLILVPCHRVTAADGPGGWSAFGSPEVKARLLALEAPPGR; encoded by the coding sequence ATGGCCGGCCGTTCCCTCACCTTCGCCACCGCTCTCGGCCGGCTCCGCCTGGGCTGGACGGCGGAGGGGATCTGCCTCCTGCGCTTCACAGACGCCCTCGACCGCGAGGAGGCCGCGCAGGCACCGGCCTGGGTTCTGGAGGCCGTGCGCCGCCTCATGGCCCACCTGGCGGGAAGCCCACAGAACCTGACCCGCATTCCCGTGGACCTGTCCGGCCTCACACCATTCCAGCGCCGCGTGGCCGAGGCGCTGCGGGCCACGGCCCCGGGTCAGACGATCAGCTACGGCGAGGTGGCCCTGCTGGCGGGCCGGCCCGGCGCGGCTCGGGCCGTGGGCCAGGCCGTGAAGGCGAACCCCGTGCTGATCCTCGTGCCCTGCCACCGGGTGACGGCGGCGGACGGACCCGGCGGCTGGAGTGCCTTCGGGTCGCCCGAGGTCAAGGCGCGGCTGCTGGCGCTGGAGGCGCCCCCAGGGCGATGA
- the ruvX gene encoding Holliday junction resolvase RuvX: MRWLAIDHGTKKIGLAFSDELEILASPFEVWPQEEARTLDRLVRLCKDEGVQALCVGLPRHKDGAESATAPAARAFGEALAARTGLPLRLVNEHLSSAEAERLLRERGVKPEKRKLLLDAAAAAVILGELLEDRRARGIPATLLD, from the coding sequence ATGCGCTGGCTCGCCATTGACCACGGCACGAAGAAGATCGGCCTCGCCTTCTCGGACGAGCTGGAGATCCTGGCCTCGCCCTTCGAGGTGTGGCCCCAGGAGGAGGCGCGCACGCTGGACCGCCTGGTCCGGCTCTGCAAGGACGAAGGCGTGCAGGCCCTCTGCGTGGGCCTGCCCCGCCACAAGGACGGCGCCGAGAGCGCCACGGCGCCCGCGGCCCGGGCCTTCGGCGAGGCCCTGGCGGCCCGCACCGGCCTGCCCCTCCGTTTGGTGAACGAGCACCTCAGCAGCGCCGAGGCCGAGCGCCTGCTGCGGGAGCGCGGCGTGAAGCCCGAGAAGCGCAAGCTTCTGCTCGATGCCGCCGCGGCGGCCGTCATCCTGGGCGAGCTGCTGGAGGACCGGCGGGCCAGGGGGATTCCGGCTACCCTGCTGGACTGA
- a CDS encoding NAD(P)-dependent oxidoreductase: MRIAFLGLGRMGDPMARRLAGAFELAVYNRDVVKAQPFGLLGAKVAGSVREALEGAELAVTMLADDAAEEAITFGSGGLLEVMAPEAVHVSMSTIGIATSARLAEAHAAAGQGFVAAPVFGRPPAAASGQLWILAAGPEAQVARCQALFEALSQGVFPLGERAATAHAMKLAGNSLLVTVVEALSEAFAYGEKAGVAPETTLKILNTALLKSPLAEAYGGAVVRGDFEPAGFALRLGLKDVSLALRAAEALQAPMPVASVLHDRLLAAVAKGYGDQDLAALSRISREDAGL; the protein is encoded by the coding sequence ATGCGCATCGCATTCCTGGGCCTGGGGCGGATGGGCGACCCCATGGCACGCCGCCTGGCCGGCGCCTTCGAGCTGGCCGTCTACAACCGGGATGTGGTCAAGGCACAGCCCTTCGGACTGCTCGGGGCCAAGGTGGCGGGTTCCGTGCGGGAGGCCCTGGAGGGGGCGGAGCTGGCGGTGACCATGCTCGCGGACGACGCGGCGGAGGAGGCCATCACCTTCGGGTCCGGGGGCCTGCTGGAAGTCATGGCCCCGGAGGCCGTCCACGTCTCCATGAGCACCATCGGCATCGCCACTTCCGCCCGCCTGGCCGAGGCCCATGCCGCGGCGGGGCAGGGCTTCGTGGCCGCGCCGGTCTTCGGCCGTCCGCCGGCGGCGGCCTCGGGCCAGCTCTGGATCCTGGCCGCAGGACCCGAGGCCCAGGTGGCCCGCTGCCAGGCCCTGTTCGAGGCCCTGAGCCAGGGTGTCTTCCCCCTGGGGGAGCGGGCCGCCACGGCCCACGCCATGAAGCTGGCGGGGAACAGCCTCCTGGTCACGGTGGTGGAGGCCCTGAGCGAGGCCTTCGCCTATGGGGAGAAGGCCGGGGTGGCGCCGGAGACCACCCTGAAGATCCTCAACACGGCCCTGCTGAAGTCCCCCCTGGCCGAGGCCTACGGGGGGGCCGTGGTCCGCGGCGACTTCGAGCCCGCGGGCTTCGCCCTGCGCCTGGGCCTGAAGGACGTGAGCCTGGCCCTCCGGGCCGCCGAGGCCCTCCAGGCGCCCATGCCCGTGGCCAGCGTCCTCCACGACCGTCTGCTGGCGGCCGTGGCCAAGGGCTACGGCGACCAGGATCTGGCGGCCCTCTCCCGCATCAGCCGGGAGGATGCGGGGCTCTAA
- a CDS encoding ABC transporter ATP-binding protein, which produces MIGQPLSIQGLHKTYPGNAHPVFDGFSLDVEAGSLCAIVGVSGVGKTTLLNCVAGLDHWEGGTITVGGGPVPEGAEARALYRRRRVGLAFQQPHLLPEFTVRENLRMPLLIDGDGSAEAETWIGRLLATVGLGDLGERLPGQLSGGQAARAGLARALVRRPALWLLDEPTGNLDPATAEEVFGFLLSLHAELRPTTLLVTHNPGLAGRCMRTVRLG; this is translated from the coding sequence ATGATCGGACAGCCGCTTTCCATCCAGGGCCTGCACAAGACCTACCCCGGGAACGCCCACCCGGTCTTCGACGGCTTCTCGCTCGATGTCGAGGCCGGCAGCCTCTGCGCCATCGTGGGCGTCTCCGGCGTGGGCAAGACCACCCTGCTGAACTGCGTGGCGGGGCTCGACCACTGGGAGGGCGGGACCATCACCGTGGGGGGCGGCCCCGTGCCCGAAGGCGCCGAAGCCCGGGCCCTCTACCGCCGCCGCCGCGTGGGCCTGGCCTTCCAGCAGCCCCACCTGCTGCCGGAGTTCACCGTGCGGGAGAACCTCCGCATGCCGCTCCTCATCGACGGCGATGGCTCCGCCGAAGCGGAAACCTGGATCGGTCGGCTGCTGGCCACCGTGGGCCTGGGCGATCTCGGCGAGCGGCTGCCCGGCCAGCTCTCCGGTGGCCAGGCCGCCCGCGCGGGCCTGGCCCGCGCCCTGGTGCGCAGGCCCGCCCTCTGGCTGCTGGACGAGCCCACGGGCAACCTCGACCCTGCCACGGCGGAAGAAGTGTTCGGCTTCCTGCTGAGCCTCCACGCCGAGCTGCGCCCCACCACCCTCCTCGTCACCCACAATCCCGGCCTGGCCGGGCGCTGCATGCGGACCGTGCGGCTGGGATGA